One genomic segment of Brassica napus cultivar Da-Ae chromosome A3, Da-Ae, whole genome shotgun sequence includes these proteins:
- the LOC106388381 gene encoding uncharacterized protein LOC106388381: MEVMSLTAPSSPRKFSGCFLSAPTSPRRITEWYREYEEAGSPRKITDNEEEEDTVDDFAFEIGDKSETRSLFAEELFDGGKIKPLKPPPYLQLDNQQFHYKFSSPDSSPRSPIAHGKDILRKAFSPRKKPTDADPFEAAIDNIRNGVGEERGRERLQNPGRRATRSLSPFRVSAYPWEEQEQREVQQGHEQRKGSFSSIPSTSSSTCVSCKLSSSKKWRLKDLLLFRSASEGRARHNNKDFVKSLSGLFRKQEDSKSSSSSSRGRGSPSVSSAHEFHYMAKKAEAKGLKKKTFLPYMQIGRFAF; encoded by the coding sequence ATGGAAGTGATGAGCTTAACTGCTCCATCTTCGCCAAGAAAATTCAGTGGCTGCTTCTTAAGCGCACCAACAAGCCCACGAAGAATCACAGAGTGGTACAGAGAGTACGAGGAGGCAGGCAGTCCGAGGAAGATCACtgacaatgaagaagaagaagatactgTTGATGATTTTGCCTTCGAGATCGGTGATAAATCTGAGACTAGGTCGCTTTTCGCAGAAGAGCTCTTTGATGGAGGCAAAATCAAACCCTTGAAGCCTCCTCCGTatttgcagttagataatcaaCAGTTTCATTACAAATTCTCATCTCCAGATTCCTCTCCAAGATCACCTATTGCTCATGGCAAGGAcatcctccgcaaagctttttcgCCAAGAAAGAAACCTACAGATGCAGATCCTTTCGAGGCCGCCATAGATAACATTCGCAACGGCGTTGGAGAggaaagagggagagagaggcTTCAGAACCCGGGCCGTAGAGCCACTCGGTCGCTTTCTCCTTTTCGGGTTTCAGCTTATCCATGGGAAGAACAAGAACAGAGAGAGGTACAACAAGGTCATGAACAGAGAAAGGGCTCTTTCTCTTCTATACCGTCTACGTCTTCGTCAACTTGCGTGTCTTGCAAGTTATCTTCCTCAAAGAAATGGAGGCTAAAGGACTTGCTTCTTTTCCGTAGCGCATCAGAGGGAAGAGCAAGGcacaacaacaaagatttcGTGAAGTCGTTATCGGGTTTGTTCAGGAAACAAGAAGACAGCAAGAGTTCGAGCTCGAGCTCTAGAGGAAGAGGATCACCGTCTGTCTCCTCCGCCCATGAATTCCATTACATGGCTAAAAAGGCAGAAGCAAAAGGTTTGAAGAAAAAGACTTTCTTGCCTTATATGCAAATAGGAAGATTCGCCTTCTAA